From a region of the Odontesthes bonariensis isolate fOdoBon6 chromosome 2, fOdoBon6.hap1, whole genome shotgun sequence genome:
- the c1d gene encoding nuclear nucleic acid-binding protein C1D, with amino-acid sequence MAAEGSVDDYPHEIDEQLTSFDSSVTAVKTMLDKLMSMSRNDQLQKLDPLDQAKLDLMSAYTLNSLFWMYLVTKGVNPREHGIKQELERIRTYMNRVKEITDKKKAARLDKGAASRFVRNALYNPEDKESRKKVASKQATDAASDSPHLKRQKQS; translated from the exons ATGGCAGCAGAAGGCAGCGTCGACGACTACCCGCATGAGATAGACGAGCAGCTCACATCCTTCGACTCCTCGGTTACTGCTGTTAAAACCATGCTGGATAAGTTGATGTCAATGTCCAGAAATGACCAGTTGCAAAAG ctggatcctttggatcaagCCAAGCTGGATCTGATGTCTGCTTACACCCTTAATTCGTTATTCTGGA TGTACTTGGTAACAAAAGGAGTTAACCCCAGAGAACATGGAATCAAACAGGAGCTG GAGCGAATACGGACTTACATGAACAGAGTGAAGGAGATTACAGACAAGAAAAAAGCTGCCCGTCTGGATAAGGGAGCCGCCTCGCGCTTCGTCAGGAATGCTCTGTATAATCCAGAAGATAAAGAGTCTAGGAAAAAGGTGGCGTCCAAGCAAGCCACCGATGCAGCCTCTGACTCTCCACATTTGAAGCGTcagaaacagagctga